One window from the genome of Parasegetibacter sp. NRK P23 encodes:
- a CDS encoding helix-turn-helix domain-containing protein — protein sequence MPQNVLLRTKRREEITFSPALTMLRGTAEACTPVAGAEAGVELFLTRCTEVIERYMDDPAFNIAVLCRELGLSHSTLYKKIKQVTGLSLNGFIRRVRLMKAALLLAEGNMMVAEAAAMTGFGDIKYFRKQFFMLFGRTPSVYSRDHKNIPGNPDLYW from the coding sequence ATGCCGCAAAACGTATTACTGAGAACAAAGCGCCGGGAGGAAATTACTTTTTCCCCGGCGCTCACTATGTTGCGTGGCACCGCTGAAGCATGCACCCCTGTAGCGGGAGCTGAAGCGGGGGTGGAATTGTTCCTTACAAGATGTACCGAAGTGATTGAGCGGTATATGGATGATCCGGCATTTAATATTGCTGTGTTGTGCAGGGAGTTAGGGCTAAGCCACTCCACTTTGTACAAAAAGATAAAGCAGGTCACCGGACTCAGTCTTAATGGTTTCATCAGGCGGGTAAGACTTATGAAAGCGGCCCTGTTGCTCGCTGAAGGAAATATGATGGTAGCTGAAGCCGCCGCCATGACGGGATTCGGTGATATAAAATATTTCAGAAAACAGTTTTTCATGTTGTTCGGAAGAACGCCATCGGTATACAGCAGGGACCACAAAAATATTCCCGGTAATCCGGACCTTTATTGGTGA
- a CDS encoding beta-L-arabinofuranosidase domain-containing protein produces MRILIFVLVIVSHLTGHGQHPTSSSVVRFKPFPAKSVTLTPSWIKQQEMVNIKYLTSLDPDRLLHNFRVNAQLPSEAKPLEGWEAPGIGLRGHFVGHYLSAIATVVENYGDTLLKRRLTYLVDELYKCQQKHPDKYLSAFPERDFDTLEKNFGGVWAPYYTYHKLMQGMLDAYVRTGNTKAYQMLQDMAAYVEKRMARLSPETIEKVLYSVGANPSNEAGAMNEVLYALYKVSGEPRHLALARIFDRDWFAVPLAENRNILSGLHANTHLVLVNGFSKRYEVTKEEKYGKAAVNFWNMLMTSHAYVNGSSSGPRPNVTAPTSLSAEHWGVPGHLSSTMTRETSESCVSHNTQKLTATLFTWTGKPAFADAYMNTFYNSTMALQSGETGRCVYHLPLGSPRKKIFLKEDDFRCCNGSSIEAFSALNTGIYYHNDTGLWVNLFVPSKLSWPEKKFTLEQKGNFTDDQEVEFTITTGAKTALPIHFLAPSWAKKVEVFVNGQKQETSVSPNSYITLKRAWKHNDQVRIKFQFDFYIRTMPDDSNVLAIFYGPILLAFEDASELILKGTQEDILKQLVKEEGTNVFSLKNNGKTYRLKPFYAIEDEHYGVYATIRNY; encoded by the coding sequence ATGAGAATATTGATTTTTGTATTGGTGATCGTTTCCCATCTTACGGGCCACGGCCAGCATCCGACCTCATCTTCAGTTGTGCGGTTCAAGCCATTTCCTGCAAAATCCGTTACACTTACACCCTCCTGGATCAAACAACAGGAAATGGTAAACATCAAATACCTTACGTCACTTGATCCGGACAGGCTGCTGCATAATTTCCGGGTCAATGCCCAACTGCCATCGGAAGCGAAGCCGCTGGAAGGGTGGGAGGCGCCAGGTATCGGGCTGAGGGGGCACTTTGTGGGCCATTACCTCTCCGCCATTGCAACGGTGGTTGAAAATTATGGAGATACGCTGCTGAAAAGAAGACTTACTTACCTGGTAGATGAATTGTACAAATGCCAGCAAAAGCATCCGGATAAATACCTCAGCGCATTCCCGGAAAGGGATTTTGATACACTCGAAAAGAACTTCGGAGGCGTATGGGCGCCTTATTATACTTACCACAAACTTATGCAGGGCATGCTGGACGCGTATGTACGTACCGGTAATACGAAAGCTTACCAGATGCTGCAGGACATGGCGGCTTATGTGGAAAAGCGCATGGCCCGCCTCTCGCCGGAAACCATAGAAAAAGTTTTGTACAGTGTAGGGGCCAATCCTTCCAACGAAGCGGGCGCTATGAATGAGGTTTTGTACGCGTTGTACAAAGTGTCCGGTGAGCCTCGCCACCTTGCGCTCGCCAGGATATTTGACCGGGATTGGTTCGCTGTACCGTTGGCTGAAAACAGGAATATATTGTCTGGTCTCCATGCCAATACGCACCTGGTACTGGTAAATGGCTTTTCAAAACGTTATGAGGTTACGAAAGAAGAAAAATACGGTAAAGCCGCGGTCAATTTCTGGAACATGCTGATGACGTCTCATGCCTATGTGAACGGGTCCAGCAGTGGTCCGCGTCCCAATGTTACCGCGCCCACTTCTCTCTCCGCCGAACACTGGGGCGTACCCGGCCACCTCAGCAGCACGATGACGAGGGAAACTTCTGAATCCTGTGTTTCGCACAATACTCAGAAACTAACGGCAACCCTGTTTACCTGGACCGGCAAACCAGCTTTCGCGGACGCCTACATGAATACGTTTTACAATTCCACGATGGCCCTGCAAAGCGGGGAAACCGGCAGGTGCGTCTATCACTTACCGCTAGGATCGCCCAGGAAGAAAATATTCCTGAAGGAAGATGATTTCCGTTGCTGCAACGGCAGTTCAATAGAAGCGTTTTCCGCCTTGAATACCGGAATATATTACCACAACGATACCGGGTTATGGGTGAACCTTTTTGTACCCTCGAAGCTTTCCTGGCCCGAAAAGAAATTTACCCTGGAGCAGAAAGGAAATTTCACCGATGACCAGGAGGTTGAATTTACAATAACAACAGGGGCGAAAACAGCGTTGCCGATCCATTTCCTCGCGCCTTCCTGGGCGAAAAAAGTGGAGGTTTTCGTGAATGGGCAAAAACAAGAGACAAGTGTTTCGCCGAATTCTTACATCACGCTGAAACGAGCCTGGAAGCACAACGACCAGGTGAGGATAAAATTTCAATTCGACTTTTACATCCGAACAATGCCCGATGACAGCAATGTGCTGGCGATTTTTTATGGTCCGATCCTGTTGGCGTTTGAAGATGCGTCGGAACTGATCCTGAAAGGTACACAGGAGGATATATTGAAGCAGCTTGTTAAGGAAGAGGGCACGAATGTTTTCAGCCTGAAGAATAATGGGAAAACGTATAGATTGAAACCATTCTATGCAATAGAGGACGAGCATTACGGGGTTTACGCCACCATCAGGAATTATTGA
- a CDS encoding DUF5000 domain-containing lipoprotein, with protein MKKIFLVNLLAIVLATACTKDERLPIESGSGKPDKVFNVSYESLPGAVKLTYSLPSNKDLLYVLASYTDKYGKEVNKKASYYTNTLTVEGFADTATYALKLYAVNRAENKSEPVEIPVKADAPPIYDVFKSLHLQEDFGGLNIRFSNPTEADLAIVVCYKDSTGAFSLYETFYSKLKEGNFTSRGFASEPTEFAVYIRDRWDNRTDTSFASLTPIFERELDKSKFRTVILPGDVPDGWGLPIPNLWNGVISAEGNMWHSADAPMPMHITFDLGVTAKLSRFTVWQRQGVWIYNHGNPKNYEVWGSVAPPSDGSWNNWVKLTTCTSVKPSGQPTGMNSTEDVAAAARGEEFNVPLSAPMVRYIRIRVLDTWIGKGGQAAHISEMTFFGNDK; from the coding sequence ATGAAAAAGATATTTTTAGTGAACCTACTCGCCATCGTGCTGGCTACGGCCTGTACCAAAGATGAGCGGCTGCCCATAGAATCCGGTTCTGGTAAGCCGGATAAGGTCTTCAACGTTTCTTACGAAAGTTTGCCCGGAGCGGTGAAACTGACCTATTCGCTTCCTTCCAACAAAGACCTGCTTTACGTGCTGGCCAGTTATACGGACAAGTATGGTAAGGAAGTGAATAAAAAAGCTTCCTATTATACCAATACACTTACCGTGGAAGGGTTTGCAGATACCGCGACCTATGCGCTGAAACTGTATGCGGTGAACAGGGCAGAAAACAAATCGGAGCCGGTGGAGATCCCCGTGAAAGCCGATGCTCCACCCATTTATGATGTGTTTAAATCGCTCCATTTGCAGGAAGATTTCGGGGGCCTGAACATCCGCTTTTCAAACCCCACGGAAGCCGATCTTGCCATTGTGGTATGTTACAAAGATTCTACCGGGGCATTCAGTTTGTACGAAACATTCTATTCAAAACTGAAAGAAGGCAACTTCACCTCCAGGGGCTTCGCCTCTGAACCCACTGAATTCGCCGTGTACATCCGCGACAGGTGGGACAACCGCACCGATACCAGTTTCGCTTCCCTTACGCCGATTTTTGAAAGAGAACTGGATAAATCGAAATTCCGCACCGTGATTTTGCCTGGTGATGTGCCCGATGGATGGGGATTACCTATTCCCAATTTGTGGAACGGGGTAATCAGCGCCGAAGGCAACATGTGGCACTCTGCCGATGCGCCCATGCCCATGCACATCACTTTCGACCTTGGTGTAACGGCGAAGCTCAGTCGCTTTACGGTCTGGCAGCGGCAGGGGGTATGGATTTACAACCACGGCAATCCAAAAAATTATGAGGTGTGGGGTTCAGTGGCGCCGCCATCCGACGGAAGCTGGAACAATTGGGTGAAACTCACGACCTGTACCTCCGTGAAACCATCCGGCCAACCTACCGGCATGAACTCTACAGAAGATGTTGCCGCCGCGGCAAGAGGGGAGGAGTTCAATGTACCGCTGTCGGCGCCAATGGTACGCTACATCCGCATCCGCGTATTGGATACCTGGATCGGTAAGGGAGGACAGGCGGCCCATATTTCCGAAATGACATTCTTCGGCAACGACAAATAA
- a CDS encoding DUF4998 domain-containing protein has product MKKILYTFLVVATALAACTKMDAYREDFTDGKEILYTGKADSVKLFPGKNRVMLQWIHAADPKVVSAKVYWNNRTDSAVTTIKRTSGVDTVKLMLNNLPEGNYNFEIITFDADNNRSVIVQKSGTVYGETYQQTLLNRLVRSTVMKTGYAEVQWYRADQDALFTELNFEKASGAQVTMRVLPNEDITQLPDFKAGTRFSFRTAFRPDSLALDTFYTAADFKGVTAEVTSMYLKNAGFPFSAASMANGRFGTLADWTTNAAAKNISGHGGFDNYPGYGTMAFEYWGTPAINNGKIFQTVTLPAGKYSVQLTVESIAYPLPATYLVAAEGNDLPDAANYATSIGYAKLTDGSLNNKTIEAGFTLDTEKTVSIGVVAHMVTGTQNLRIKGFKLFNIAD; this is encoded by the coding sequence ATGAAAAAGATACTATATACTTTCCTGGTAGTGGCTACGGCGCTCGCGGCCTGCACCAAAATGGACGCGTACAGGGAAGATTTTACCGATGGCAAAGAGATACTGTACACCGGGAAAGCAGATTCGGTAAAGTTGTTTCCCGGAAAGAACCGTGTGATGCTGCAATGGATACACGCCGCGGATCCCAAAGTGGTGAGCGCGAAAGTGTACTGGAACAACAGGACCGATTCCGCGGTAACCACCATCAAACGAACCTCAGGCGTAGATACCGTGAAGCTGATGCTCAACAACCTTCCAGAAGGGAATTACAACTTTGAAATAATCACCTTCGATGCCGATAACAACCGCTCCGTGATTGTACAGAAAAGTGGTACGGTGTATGGCGAAACCTACCAACAAACACTGCTAAACCGTCTCGTGAGAAGCACGGTAATGAAAACAGGCTATGCCGAAGTGCAATGGTACAGGGCCGACCAGGACGCGTTGTTCACGGAACTGAACTTTGAAAAAGCGAGCGGTGCCCAGGTAACCATGCGCGTGTTGCCCAACGAGGACATTACCCAGTTGCCCGACTTTAAAGCGGGTACCAGGTTCTCCTTCAGAACCGCGTTCAGACCGGATTCCCTCGCATTGGATACCTTCTATACCGCGGCCGATTTTAAAGGCGTAACGGCGGAAGTAACCTCTATGTACCTGAAGAACGCGGGATTCCCCTTCAGCGCCGCTTCCATGGCCAACGGAAGGTTCGGCACACTGGCCGACTGGACCACCAATGCCGCCGCGAAAAATATTTCAGGACATGGCGGATTCGATAATTATCCCGGATACGGCACCATGGCCTTTGAATATTGGGGAACCCCGGCCATTAACAACGGGAAAATATTCCAAACGGTCACCTTACCTGCAGGAAAGTACAGCGTACAACTTACGGTGGAAAGCATCGCTTACCCATTGCCCGCCACTTACCTGGTGGCGGCCGAAGGAAATGATTTACCCGATGCGGCCAACTACGCCACTTCCATTGGTTACGCAAAACTCACCGATGGTTCGCTCAACAATAAAACCATTGAAGCCGGCTTCACACTGGATACTGAAAAAACAGTATCCATAGGGGTGGTGGCACACATGGTGACCGGTACGCAGAACCTTCGGATAAAGGGCTTTAAGTTGTTCAACATCGCTGATTAA